A single Uloborus diversus isolate 005 chromosome 7, Udiv.v.3.1, whole genome shotgun sequence DNA region contains:
- the LOC129226781 gene encoding cryptochrome-1-like, producing MKFYWSLRDLDKTVEPDEFVRDGLVGQLIWREYFYTMCMNNPNFHKMLGNPICLNIDWIQDDEMLEAWTKGRTGFPLIDAAMRQLLQEGWIHHVARNSVACFLTRGDLWISWEEGLKVFLKYLVDADLPVCAGNWMWVSSSAFEVVLQSSLCISPTSYLRRFEPSGQYIKKYVKELSNMPGEYLFEPWLAPLEVQKSAGCILGKDYPLPIVEHQAASEKNSEKMDSVKAMFLPTSIPVHYAPSNSSEACVFLWLPENCLDSLS from the exons gTTTTATTGGAGCCTTCGAGATTTGGATAAGACTGTAGAGCCTGATGAATTTGTTAGAGATGGACTTGTTGGTCAGCTCATATGGAGAGAATACTTTTACACTATGTGTATGAATAAcccaaattttcataaaatgttagGAAATCCTATTTGTTTAAACATAGATTG gatTCAGGACGACGAGATGCTTGAAGCTTGGACAAAAGGAAGAACTGGCTTCCCACTTATTGATGCAGCTATGAGGCAGTTACTTCAAGAAGGTTGGATTCACCATGTTGCTCGAAATTCCGTTGCTTGTTTTCTTACCAGAGGGGATTTGTGGATATCATGGGAAGAAGGATTAAAG GTATTCCTAAAATATCTTGTGGATGCAGATCTACCTGTTTGTGCTGGTAACTGGATGTGGGTTTCAAGTTCTGCATTTGAGGTTGTATTGCAAAGTTCTTTGTGTATTTCGCCCACCTCATATTTACGTCGTTTTGAGCCTTCTGGACAGTACATAAA AAAGTATGTGAAAGAACTAAGCAATATGCCTGGAGAATACTTGTTTGAGCCTTGGCTTGCTCCTCTAGAAGTTCAAAAGTCAGCTGGTTGTATTCTAGGTAAAGATTATCCATTGCCCATAGTTGAACACCAAGCAGCATCAGAGAAGAATTCTGAAAAAATGGATTCAGTTAAAGCTATGTTCCTTCCAACTTCAATTCCTGTTCATTATGCTCCCAGTAATTCTTCTGAAGCATGTGTTTTCTTATGGTTACCAGAAAATTGTCTTGATAGTTTGTCTTAA